The proteins below come from a single Chiloscyllium punctatum isolate Juve2018m chromosome 18, sChiPun1.3, whole genome shotgun sequence genomic window:
- the LOC140488950 gene encoding ferritin, middle subunit-like, with the protein MASQICQNYHQDCEAAVNKQINLELTASYLYQSLMSYFDRDDVALHHFSQFFKAQSQEKQEHAEKLLKFQNQRGGRVLLQDVKKPERDEWGNGLQAMQVALDLEKNVNQSLLDLHQLATAQTDPHLCDFLETHYLDEEVEIIKRLGDYITNLKRLGAPENGLGEYLFDRLSLEDSS; encoded by the exons ATGGCTTCCCAGATTTGTCAAAACTATCACCAGGATTGTGAAGCTGCTGTCAACAAGCAGATTAACCTGGAGCTCACTGCCTCCTATCTCTATCAGTCTTTG ATGTCGTACTTTGACCGGGATGATGTTgccctgcaccatttctcccagttCTTCAAAGCTCAGTCCCAGGAGAAGCAGGAACATGCAGAGAAGCTGCTGAAATTCCAGAATCAGCGTGGAGGCAGAGTCCTCCTCCAGGATGTGAAG AAGCCAGAGAGGGATGAGTGGGGTAACGGTCTGCAGGCAATGCAGGTTGCCCTGGATCTGGAGAAGAATGTGAACCAGAGTTTGCTGGATCTACACCAACTCGCCActgcccagactgaccctcat CTGTGTGACTTCCTGGAGACTCACtatttggatgaggaggttgagatcATCAAGCGACTTGGGGACTACATCACCAACCTGAAGCGTCTGGGAGCCCCTGAGAATGGGCTGGGAGagtacctgtttgacaggctcTCACTGGAGGACAGCAGTTAG
- the LOC140489043 gene encoding ferritin, middle subunit-like gives MASQVCQNYHQDCEAAVNKQINLELTASYLYQSLMSYFDRDDVALHHFSQFFKAQSQEKQEHAEKLLKFQNQRGGRVLLQDVKKPERDEWGNGLQAMQVALDLEKNVNQSLLDLHQLSTAQTDPHLCDFLETHYLDEEVEIIKRLGDYITNLKRLGAPENGLGEYLFDRLSLEDSS, from the exons ATGGCTTCCCAGGTTTGTCAAAACTATCACCAGGATTGTGAAGCTGCTGTCAACAAGCAGATTAACCTCGAGCTCACTGCCTCCTATCTCTATCAGTCTTTG atgTCGTACTTTGACCGGGATGATGTTgccctgcaccatttctcccagttCTTCAAAGCTCAGTCCCAGGAGAAGCAGGAACATGCAGAGAAGCTGCTGAAATTCCAGAATCAGCGTGGAGGCAGAGTCCTCCTCCAGGATGTGAAG AAACCAGAGCGGGATGAGTGGGGTAACGGTCTGCAGGCAATGCAGGTTGCCCTGGATCTGGAGAAGAATGTGAACCAGAGTTTGCTGGATCTACACCAACTCTCCActgcccagactgaccctcat CTGTGTGACTTCCTGGAGACTCACtatttggatgaggaggttgagatcATCAAGCGACTTGGGGACTACATCACCAACCTGAAGCGTCTGGGAGCCCCTGAGAATGGGCTGGGAGagtacctgtttgacaggctcTCACTGGAGGACAGCAGTTAG